In a genomic window of Spirosoma agri:
- a CDS encoding outer membrane beta-barrel protein, with the protein MKRLALTSLVLLAGTVSAMAQGNFEGGIKGGATFTSGYTTIPPVPLSATLSIPQLDNKSNGVGTGYSAGIWGRQNFNKFFIQVEVDYNRFVLKQKTDFSVPAVIAAALAGQTLPAQIPAATPATINTVSQSVLESVNIPILFGKKWADGKVRAFIGPNLLFTSKAQATRTSTATILSLSIPTPETTSDLKNPNPQSPTEAILEVKPFTYAAEIGVGYTFFNRLDLDARYAVPVGGIYKNKDIKGYLGIATLSLGIRLF; encoded by the coding sequence ATGAAACGATTAGCGCTTACCTCCCTGGTATTGCTGGCGGGTACAGTATCGGCAATGGCCCAGGGCAATTTTGAAGGAGGTATCAAAGGAGGAGCTACGTTTACCAGCGGTTATACGACAATCCCACCCGTCCCCCTTTCGGCTACGCTATCTATCCCTCAACTGGATAACAAGAGCAATGGTGTTGGAACGGGTTACTCAGCGGGTATCTGGGGACGCCAGAATTTCAACAAATTTTTCATCCAGGTCGAAGTAGATTACAACCGGTTCGTTCTCAAGCAAAAAACTGATTTTTCCGTACCCGCTGTGATCGCGGCTGCGCTGGCAGGACAAACGCTTCCGGCACAAATACCTGCTGCAACGCCCGCAACGATCAATACCGTTTCGCAGTCAGTTCTTGAGTCGGTCAATATTCCGATCCTGTTCGGTAAGAAGTGGGCAGATGGTAAGGTGCGGGCGTTCATTGGCCCTAATTTACTGTTCACGTCCAAAGCGCAGGCGACACGGACCTCAACCGCTACGATTCTGTCCCTCAGCATCCCAACGCCGGAAACAACGTCGGACCTGAAGAATCCGAACCCACAAAGCCCAACGGAAGCGATTCTGGAAGTGAAGCCGTTTACCTACGCAGCCGAAATTGGAGTGGGCTATACGTTCTTCAATCGCCTGGATCTCGACGCCCGGTATGCCGTTCCGGTGGGGGGCATCTATAAAAACAAGGACATCAAAGGCTATCTCGGCATCGCTACACTATCGCTGGGAATCCGCCTGTTTTGA
- the lysM gene encoding peptidoglycan-binding protein LysM — protein MGLLSFFKGVGEKIFHKEETAAPADPAQAEKVEPVRAQALLDHVKQLGLAYKTLTVKTKGDTVTLSGSVKSQEDSEKIALAVGNVEGVSAVDNQLTVDEPTPEGKYYTVKSGDSLSKIAKEVYGDPMKYGVIFEANKPMLKDPDLIYPDQVLRIPQL, from the coding sequence ATGGGTCTTTTATCATTTTTCAAGGGAGTTGGAGAGAAAATCTTTCACAAAGAAGAAACCGCAGCACCTGCTGATCCTGCACAAGCCGAAAAGGTTGAACCAGTACGCGCACAGGCACTGCTTGATCACGTGAAGCAGTTAGGACTTGCTTATAAAACGTTGACGGTTAAAACGAAAGGTGACACGGTAACGCTGTCCGGCTCGGTCAAATCGCAGGAGGACTCCGAAAAAATTGCGCTGGCTGTTGGTAACGTAGAAGGCGTAAGCGCTGTCGACAATCAACTGACCGTTGACGAGCCAACGCCGGAAGGAAAATATTATACCGTAAAATCCGGCGATTCGCTGTCGAAAATTGCGAAAGAAGTATATGGTGATCCAATGAAATACGGTGTTATTTTCGAGGCTAACAAGCCTATGTTGAAAGACCCCGATCTGATCTATCCTGACCAGGTATTGCGCATTCCGCAATTATAA
- a CDS encoding DUF937 domain-containing protein produces MAVHLLSYLNDQFTPGVIDQLSADLSETPAGTLKAVKGSLPILLGALTRRIQQTGGASSVITFLDKGDYGATPLDVSQVSDSQQKVAGTATAGHAFLDVLFDDKLTRTTELISTYSGLKPASSLTILELAGTILMGVLGRQDQEKGLTAHSLTALLMGQASEFRTAVPSGLDAVGSLLGFDELVSKTGPTTQVQGEDNFSGTVINPNIPKSDEGDRRRENVRWLRWALIAIAILIVALLVQKCSENQNSVDGVSTDSTSRVESNAVEDTSASTKRSIEEAHGQSADSTAPGALGTRDSSEKRP; encoded by the coding sequence ATGGCTGTTCATTTATTATCATACCTCAACGATCAATTTACGCCGGGCGTCATTGATCAGCTCAGTGCCGACCTTTCTGAAACACCGGCCGGGACACTCAAAGCGGTTAAAGGTTCTTTACCCATTCTGTTGGGTGCATTGACCAGGCGTATTCAGCAAACGGGCGGTGCCTCGTCAGTTATTACTTTTCTGGATAAAGGCGACTATGGAGCTACCCCGCTTGACGTATCGCAGGTTAGCGACTCACAGCAGAAAGTAGCCGGTACGGCCACCGCCGGACACGCTTTTCTCGATGTACTTTTTGATGACAAACTGACCCGGACAACAGAACTTATCAGTACCTATAGCGGGCTAAAACCAGCGTCTTCGCTGACTATTCTGGAGCTGGCCGGGACGATACTGATGGGTGTTCTGGGTCGCCAGGATCAGGAAAAAGGGCTGACCGCTCATAGTTTAACAGCTTTACTAATGGGCCAGGCTTCTGAGTTCAGAACGGCTGTTCCCAGTGGTCTTGATGCGGTTGGCAGTCTGTTGGGATTCGATGAACTTGTGAGCAAAACGGGCCCCACAACTCAGGTTCAGGGGGAAGACAACTTCAGTGGTACGGTAATCAATCCAAACATTCCCAAGAGTGATGAAGGCGATCGCCGGCGGGAAAACGTCCGCTGGTTGCGCTGGGCGCTGATCGCTATTGCCATACTGATTGTGGCATTGCTTGTGCAAAAGTGCAGTGAGAACCAGAATAGTGTGGATGGTGTCAGTACCGACTCGACCAGCCGCGTAGAGTCGAACGCAGTTGAAGACACATCAGCATCGACGAAACGAAGTATAGAAGAGGCTCACGGACAATCGGCAGACTCGACCGCTCCCGGTGCGCTCGGAACGCGTGATTCGTCGGAGAAAAGACCTTAG
- a CDS encoding S1 family peptidase, with amino-acid sequence MFVDAIERIDLFTRPLHSIVRLYGHNEVVPGSATLFFVNDQGCAITCKHVAELVAKADSIYHNYRDFQGARRDVIREKDAAQRISKLEVKFKLQSETIIRVRNSFVGCVDQYKELSIDMHPTQDLALVQFKGYNRLLYGSHATFLGDSSRIKPGRSLCRLGYPFPEFTNFRYNASVDDIEWTAEGRVTSPRFPIDGIVTRLLSESNDITGIEMSTPGLRGQSGGPLFDTNGLIYGMQSATRHLHLGFDIEDREVLVNGRKSRVSNYPFLNVGQCVHVDVIKAFLRERGVTYHEG; translated from the coding sequence ATGTTTGTTGACGCCATCGAGCGCATTGATCTTTTTACCCGGCCCCTCCATTCGATTGTTCGGCTTTATGGCCATAATGAAGTGGTGCCGGGTAGTGCCACACTTTTCTTCGTAAACGACCAGGGGTGTGCCATTACCTGCAAACACGTTGCCGAACTGGTTGCTAAAGCGGATTCGATCTACCATAATTACCGCGATTTTCAGGGTGCCCGCCGGGATGTGATACGGGAAAAGGATGCGGCCCAGCGTATCAGTAAACTGGAGGTAAAATTCAAACTTCAGTCGGAAACGATCATTCGGGTTCGCAACAGCTTCGTGGGATGTGTCGATCAATACAAGGAGTTGTCCATTGACATGCATCCCACTCAGGATCTGGCGCTGGTGCAGTTCAAAGGCTATAATCGATTACTGTATGGATCGCATGCTACGTTTTTGGGCGATAGCAGCCGAATCAAACCGGGACGAAGCCTGTGCCGTTTGGGGTATCCATTTCCTGAATTTACGAATTTTCGGTACAACGCATCCGTCGACGACATTGAGTGGACGGCTGAAGGTCGGGTGACATCACCCCGGTTTCCAATCGATGGTATCGTCACCCGATTGCTCAGCGAGAGCAACGACATTACGGGGATCGAAATGAGCACGCCCGGTTTGCGGGGGCAGAGTGGAGGGCCTTTGTTCGATACGAACGGGCTAATTTATGGAATGCAGTCGGCTACCCGTCACTTGCACCTCGGGTTTGATATCGAAGACCGCGAAGTACTGGTTAATGGGCGAAAAAGCCGGGTGTCGAATTACCCCTTCTTAAATGTTGGTCAGTGCGTTCACGTGGATGTAATCAAGGCATTCCTGCGCGAACGGGGTGTCACGTATCACGAAGGATAA
- a CDS encoding SDR family NAD(P)-dependent oxidoreductase, translating to MKKVLSIIGVGPGISLSVARRFAREGFAVALVSRDLDKLQGYVNELTANNVEAAAFQYDSADSASLESALKQVETQLGPTSVLHYNAASLHNGRLEKETADSLIADFRVNTANVITAVNAVREQMVSGEGSILLTGGGLAYMIAPDYLSLTLGKVATVTLAKMLSRTLRSAGIYVGTVTVSGHVEPTAEKLTPDNIAEEFWKLNADRSTVEVRF from the coding sequence ATGAAAAAAGTACTGTCTATAATTGGCGTCGGACCGGGTATAAGCCTGTCTGTAGCCCGGCGATTCGCCCGCGAAGGCTTTGCGGTTGCACTCGTTTCACGTGATCTTGACAAGTTGCAGGGATACGTCAACGAACTGACCGCCAATAATGTTGAAGCGGCAGCTTTTCAATACGATTCAGCGGATTCGGCCTCGCTCGAATCTGCACTGAAGCAGGTAGAAACGCAACTTGGCCCCACATCGGTTTTACACTACAACGCGGCATCTCTACACAACGGACGTCTCGAAAAAGAAACCGCCGACTCGCTCATCGCCGACTTTCGGGTCAATACGGCCAATGTCATCACGGCTGTCAATGCCGTGCGTGAACAGATGGTTTCCGGGGAAGGCTCTATCCTGTTGACGGGTGGTGGACTGGCTTACATGATTGCGCCTGACTATCTATCGCTGACACTCGGAAAAGTGGCAACGGTAACGCTGGCAAAAATGCTGAGTAGAACGCTGCGAAGTGCTGGCATATACGTCGGGACCGTAACCGTCAGCGGACACGTAGAACCCACGGCAGAGAAACTGACGCCCGATAACATCGCTGAAGAGTTCTGGAAACTTAATGCCGACCGGAGCACCGTAGAAGTGCGGTTCTGA
- a CDS encoding M20 family metallo-hydrolase yields the protein MSEQTAQSSNQISLAADALALLKRLINTPSFSREEEQTADLIIDFFRGKQIPVERLANNIWAKNRHFDERKPTILLNSHHDTVKPNKSWTLDPFEPLERDGKLFGLGSNDAGGCLVSLLTTFIYFYDRADMAYNIVMAASAEEEISGRGGLELLLPELPPISFAIVGEPTEMQLAIAEKGLLVLDCTAHGISGHAAREEGDNAIYKAIRDINWITTYQFPKVSPTLGPIKLSVTIINAGSQHNVVPDTCTFTIDARVTEQYTLQEVIETIQANVASDVKPRSIRLKPSSIPSDHPIVNAGLALGRHTYGSPTTSDQAVLDCPSLKCGPGHSGRSHSADEFIYLREIEEGIDGYIRMLEQVV from the coding sequence ATGTCGGAACAAACCGCTCAGAGTTCAAACCAGATTTCCCTCGCTGCCGACGCCCTGGCATTGCTGAAACGCCTGATCAACACGCCCTCCTTCAGTCGGGAAGAAGAGCAAACCGCCGATCTGATAATCGATTTTTTTCGCGGGAAACAGATTCCCGTCGAGCGGTTGGCAAACAACATCTGGGCCAAAAACCGTCACTTCGACGAACGGAAGCCGACGATCCTGCTGAATTCGCACCACGATACCGTCAAACCGAACAAATCATGGACGCTCGATCCGTTCGAGCCACTCGAACGCGATGGCAAACTGTTTGGGCTAGGGTCCAATGATGCCGGTGGTTGTTTGGTTTCTCTATTGACGACCTTCATCTATTTCTACGATCGGGCCGACATGGCTTACAACATCGTGATGGCGGCTTCGGCGGAAGAGGAAATTTCGGGTCGCGGTGGGCTGGAACTGCTGTTGCCCGAACTGCCGCCGATCAGCTTTGCTATCGTGGGAGAACCAACCGAAATGCAGCTGGCAATAGCCGAAAAAGGATTACTGGTGCTGGACTGCACCGCGCACGGCATCAGTGGTCATGCCGCTCGTGAGGAAGGTGATAATGCCATTTACAAGGCAATTCGGGACATTAACTGGATTACCACGTATCAATTCCCAAAGGTATCGCCCACACTGGGACCCATCAAACTATCCGTGACGATCATCAATGCCGGCTCGCAGCACAACGTCGTGCCCGACACCTGTACGTTCACGATTGACGCGCGCGTAACCGAGCAGTACACCCTACAGGAGGTCATTGAAACGATTCAGGCGAACGTAGCGTCTGACGTAAAACCGCGTTCCATTCGCCTGAAACCATCCAGCATTCCGTCCGACCATCCCATTGTCAACGCTGGTCTCGCGCTGGGTCGGCATACCTACGGCTCACCCACAACGTCCGATCAGGCTGTGCTGGATTGCCCATCGCTCAAATGTGGCCCCGGTCATTCGGGACGGTCCCATTCGGCGGATGAGTTTATCTATCTTCGGGAAATTGAGGAGGGGATTGACGGCTACATTCGAATGCTGGAACAGGTGGTATAG
- a CDS encoding glycoside hydrolase family 88/105 protein: protein MNKLLSAKGIVLGFLSVLLLGGTGFGNTPPAKGKKVATANRDEVFSAKYIKDVLLKTTQWQLQHPKHSPTDWTNGAFYAGVFAAYETTKSPLILDSLMAIGERNQWRPGKRFDHADDIAVSQLYIDLYRIKKDRRMIQPTIDTVQKMRTVPGNELAKHGLTWWWCDALFMAPPVLAKLSTTLNDPTYNAFSDSLFRQTYKLLYNQQEHLYARDANYLVDANGAGKKEANGQKIFWSRGNGWVMGGLVRVLKELPAKHPSRAFYLTMYRQMSERLLALQQADGLWRASLLDPEAYPGGEASGSGFDCYALAWGINQGILPKKTYQPVVEKAWVALTKLVSPEGRVGWVQPIGGDPRRNFSEDSWEVYGTGAFLLAGSQVIKLKP from the coding sequence ATGAACAAGTTGCTGAGTGCGAAGGGTATAGTACTTGGATTCCTGAGCGTACTACTGCTGGGTGGAACAGGCTTCGGCAATACACCACCGGCAAAAGGAAAAAAAGTAGCTACGGCGAACCGGGATGAAGTTTTCTCAGCGAAATACATCAAGGATGTGCTCCTGAAAACGACCCAATGGCAGTTGCAACATCCCAAGCACAGCCCCACCGACTGGACAAACGGGGCGTTTTATGCCGGTGTTTTTGCGGCTTATGAGACAACCAAATCACCCCTGATTCTTGATTCGCTGATGGCCATCGGCGAGCGAAATCAATGGCGTCCCGGCAAGCGTTTTGACCATGCCGACGACATCGCCGTTTCGCAGCTGTACATCGACTTGTATCGGATCAAAAAAGACCGGCGCATGATCCAACCAACGATCGATACGGTCCAGAAGATGCGTACCGTACCCGGTAACGAACTCGCCAAACACGGCCTGACCTGGTGGTGGTGCGACGCCTTATTCATGGCTCCGCCCGTGCTGGCTAAGTTGAGCACAACCCTGAACGACCCAACGTACAACGCTTTTTCTGACTCCCTGTTCAGGCAGACCTACAAGCTACTGTACAACCAGCAAGAACACCTGTATGCCCGCGACGCCAATTATCTGGTTGATGCCAATGGGGCCGGAAAGAAAGAAGCCAACGGACAAAAAATCTTCTGGTCGCGGGGTAACGGCTGGGTCATGGGCGGACTCGTGCGCGTGTTGAAAGAACTTCCTGCCAAACACCCCAGCCGGGCGTTTTACCTGACCATGTATCGGCAAATGAGCGAACGTCTGCTGGCTCTTCAACAGGCCGACGGATTATGGCGAGCCAGTTTGCTGGACCCCGAAGCGTATCCGGGTGGGGAGGCTAGTGGGTCGGGCTTCGATTGTTACGCCTTGGCCTGGGGAATCAACCAGGGTATTTTGCCAAAAAAAACCTATCAGCCTGTCGTCGAAAAAGCCTGGGTTGCCTTAACGAAACTGGTCTCGCCCGAAGGTCGGGTAGGCTGGGTACAACCCATTGGGGGCGATCCCCGGCGGAATTTTAGCGAAGACAGCTGGGAGGTCTACGGAACGGGCGCTTTCCTCTTAGCGGGCTCACAGGTGATCAAGCTGAAGCCGTAA
- a CDS encoding outer membrane protein assembly factor BamB family protein — protein MKQLLSAALTLSMAGLLSGIQGQIEPVPDTNWAEYNGDGARSHYSALTQINQQNVNQLRIAWTYASGGADTMQNRTQMQCNPIVINGVLYGVSASTQAFALDAATGKERWKTAIRDNGGTTSRGVTYWRSESRTDKPDERIFFGAGKWLYALDAHTGVPIESFGERGRIDLKKGLERPGADEYVVANTPNTIYKNLIIVGVRVAESETALLGDIRAYDAKTGRLVWTFHTIPQAGEYGYNTWSPKPARKHSGGANAWAGMAIDRQRGIVYIPTGSAAYDFYGGNRKGNNLFANCLLALDASTGRRRWHYQLVHHDVWDRDPPAPPNLLTVVQNGPDGRPRRIDAVAQITKQGYVFIFDRVTGQSLFPVHEEPVSQEVVPGENVSATQPIPVKPYFSRQGFTENDLNPFAANRDSLAALIRAARTGRVYIPLTDKMTIFFPGTDGGGQWGGAATDPKGILYVPAKEIPVYTSLVKRESKASGAAVTGANLYNLHCAPCHGADRRGNHDGSYPSLVAVDKRLTDGHIHQILLKGRGMMPSFAHLSEAERKAIIDFLVQKTVQTTVTATRQTNVPYQHTGYNRWYDTNGYPVSKPPWGTLTAIDINTGERRWRVPLGEYPALTKQGIPITGTDNYGGPMVTASNLVFIAASRDEQFRAFDAQTGRQLWQTALPAAGYASASTYAINGKQYVVIACGGGKLNTKSGDKYVAFALP, from the coding sequence ATGAAACAGCTGCTTTCTGCTGCACTGACCCTTAGCATGGCTGGTCTTTTGTCAGGGATTCAGGGTCAGATCGAACCTGTGCCGGATACCAATTGGGCCGAGTACAACGGAGATGGTGCGCGTAGTCATTACTCAGCTCTGACCCAGATCAATCAGCAAAACGTTAATCAGTTACGGATAGCCTGGACCTATGCGTCGGGGGGAGCCGATACCATGCAGAATCGAACTCAGATGCAGTGCAATCCAATCGTCATCAATGGAGTGCTGTATGGTGTTTCGGCAAGCACACAGGCGTTTGCGCTCGATGCGGCAACGGGTAAGGAACGCTGGAAAACGGCCATTCGCGACAATGGTGGAACGACCAGCCGGGGGGTGACCTACTGGCGCAGCGAATCCCGGACTGACAAACCTGATGAGCGTATCTTTTTTGGTGCGGGAAAGTGGCTCTACGCGCTCGATGCGCATACTGGCGTTCCTATCGAGTCGTTCGGCGAGCGAGGGCGTATCGATTTGAAAAAAGGGTTGGAGCGGCCCGGTGCCGATGAGTATGTGGTGGCTAACACGCCCAATACAATTTATAAGAATCTGATTATCGTTGGGGTTCGGGTGGCCGAAAGTGAAACGGCTCTGCTCGGCGATATTCGGGCTTACGATGCGAAAACGGGACGGCTCGTCTGGACATTCCACACCATTCCGCAGGCGGGTGAATATGGGTATAATACGTGGTCGCCCAAGCCCGCCCGCAAACACAGTGGCGGAGCTAACGCCTGGGCGGGAATGGCCATTGACCGCCAGCGGGGCATCGTTTACATTCCGACGGGTTCGGCGGCTTACGATTTTTATGGCGGTAACCGCAAGGGTAATAATCTGTTTGCCAATTGCCTGCTGGCGCTTGATGCCAGCACGGGCAGGCGACGTTGGCACTACCAACTGGTCCATCACGATGTTTGGGATCGTGATCCGCCCGCTCCGCCGAACTTACTAACGGTTGTCCAGAACGGCCCCGATGGTCGGCCCCGACGCATTGACGCCGTAGCGCAGATCACGAAACAAGGCTACGTGTTTATTTTTGATCGGGTAACCGGTCAATCGTTATTTCCGGTTCACGAAGAGCCTGTTTCACAAGAGGTCGTGCCGGGTGAAAACGTCAGCGCAACGCAACCCATTCCGGTCAAGCCGTACTTTTCGCGGCAGGGATTCACGGAGAACGACCTGAATCCATTTGCCGCGAATCGGGATTCGCTGGCTGCGCTGATTCGAGCCGCCCGAACCGGCAGGGTTTATATTCCGCTTACCGATAAAATGACCATTTTCTTTCCGGGAACCGATGGGGGCGGGCAATGGGGTGGCGCGGCTACCGATCCGAAGGGTATATTGTATGTGCCAGCGAAAGAAATTCCGGTTTACACCTCGCTCGTGAAACGGGAGTCGAAAGCCAGCGGTGCCGCCGTAACCGGCGCTAACTTATACAACCTTCATTGCGCGCCCTGTCACGGAGCCGACCGGCGCGGGAATCACGACGGTTCCTATCCGTCGCTGGTGGCAGTTGACAAACGCCTGACAGATGGGCATATCCATCAGATTTTGCTCAAAGGGCGCGGTATGATGCCTTCATTCGCTCATTTGTCCGAAGCAGAGCGGAAAGCCATTATCGATTTTCTGGTCCAAAAAACGGTTCAGACGACGGTTACGGCGACTCGACAGACTAACGTTCCCTATCAGCACACGGGTTATAATCGATGGTACGACACGAATGGTTATCCCGTCAGTAAACCACCGTGGGGAACGTTGACGGCCATTGACATAAATACGGGTGAACGTCGCTGGCGGGTGCCCCTGGGTGAGTATCCGGCGTTGACGAAACAGGGTATTCCCATCACTGGGACCGATAACTATGGTGGGCCAATGGTGACGGCGAGCAACCTGGTATTCATTGCGGCCAGTCGTGACGAACAGTTTCGGGCATTTGATGCGCAAACCGGAAGGCAACTGTGGCAGACGGCCTTGCCAGCTGCTGGGTACGCGTCGGCGAGTACCTACGCGATCAACGGGAAGCAATACGTTGTGATTGCCTGCGGAGGAGGGAAACTGAACACAAAGTCGGGTGACAAGTATGTCGCTTTTGCGTTACCGTGA
- a CDS encoding alpha-L-fucosidase: MKLFWRVKAGLLLTGLLTASLSQAQSNAGLPKPTPRQLAWQSLETTAFLHFTVNTYTDKEWGDGTESPQIFNPTKLDARQWIKSLKEAGFKLAIITAKHHDGFCLWPSKMTEHSVKNSPWKNGKGDVVKEVADACREFGLKFGVYLSPWDRHEARYGTAAYNDYYKAQLRELLTNYGPISEVWFDGAKGDNAKDMTYDFAGYWALVRELQPAAVMFSDAGPDVRWVGNEAGNAGETCWSTINTAGLAPGKADPKYLNRGDPTGKQWVPAETDVSIRPGWFYHAAEDSKVRSGKNLVDLYYQSVGRNSLLLLNVPPNREGLFAESDIASLSDFRRILDETFKTNLVARQPKLTDKQLATFTTVAANQPVTIDLTGEQSFDRISIQENIANGQRIASGRVEYWNGSDWRPIQSFTTVGYKRLLRFPAVKSSKLRLFITNANGPVELAEVGVYKASSGEEN, translated from the coding sequence ATGAAATTATTTTGGCGTGTGAAAGCAGGCTTGTTGCTTACCGGGTTGCTCACCGCAAGCTTGAGCCAGGCGCAATCGAATGCCGGATTACCCAAGCCAACACCCCGACAACTGGCCTGGCAATCGCTCGAAACCACGGCGTTTCTCCATTTTACGGTGAATACCTACACGGATAAAGAGTGGGGAGATGGCACCGAAAGTCCACAGATTTTCAACCCGACCAAACTCGATGCCCGGCAGTGGATTAAGTCTCTAAAAGAGGCTGGTTTTAAATTGGCCATTATCACGGCTAAACACCACGACGGGTTTTGCCTGTGGCCATCCAAAATGACGGAACATTCAGTTAAGAACAGCCCCTGGAAAAACGGCAAAGGGGATGTTGTAAAAGAAGTGGCCGATGCCTGCCGCGAGTTTGGCTTGAAATTTGGCGTTTACCTGTCGCCCTGGGATCGCCACGAAGCGCGCTACGGCACCGCTGCTTACAATGACTATTACAAAGCACAACTGCGTGAATTGCTCACCAACTACGGCCCCATTTCGGAGGTCTGGTTCGATGGTGCGAAGGGTGACAATGCCAAAGACATGACCTACGATTTCGCTGGCTACTGGGCGTTGGTTCGGGAGTTACAGCCTGCTGCTGTGATGTTCTCGGATGCGGGGCCAGATGTGCGTTGGGTAGGGAACGAAGCGGGTAACGCGGGCGAGACCTGTTGGTCGACGATCAATACGGCAGGACTGGCTCCGGGCAAAGCTGACCCGAAATACCTCAACCGGGGCGATCCGACGGGTAAACAATGGGTGCCGGCAGAAACCGATGTGTCGATTCGGCCGGGCTGGTTCTACCATGCTGCCGAAGATTCAAAAGTACGGTCGGGTAAAAATCTGGTTGATCTGTATTACCAATCCGTCGGTCGAAACAGTTTGCTGTTGCTCAATGTGCCGCCAAACCGGGAGGGATTGTTTGCCGAATCAGATATCGCCAGTCTAAGCGACTTTCGGCGTATTCTGGACGAGACGTTTAAAACTAATCTGGTGGCCAGGCAGCCAAAGCTAACGGATAAACAACTCGCGACGTTCACGACCGTAGCCGCCAACCAGCCTGTGACGATTGACTTGACGGGCGAGCAGTCGTTCGACCGTATTTCGATCCAGGAGAACATTGCAAACGGCCAGCGCATTGCCAGCGGGCGGGTCGAATACTGGAACGGCTCGGACTGGCGACCGATTCAGAGCTTCACGACCGTTGGGTATAAGCGACTGTTGCGTTTTCCGGCGGTAAAATCCTCGAAGCTGCGTCTGTTCATTACAAACGCGAACGGTCCGGTAGAACTAGCCGAGGTTGGGGTATACAAAGCGTCATCGGGGGAAGAAAACTGA
- a CDS encoding type I phosphomannose isomerase catalytic subunit — protein sequence MLYPLTFETIFKDKIWGGQKINTILGKDFSPLPNCGETWEVSDVEGNVSVVKEGSLQGKTLRDLVAQYKGELVGEHVYAKYGDRFPLLIKFIDANDDLSIQVHPDDELAAKRKSGFGKTEMWYIMQADEGAKLNAGFNREVTKEEYVKAVADNTIQDILNIEPAKPGDVFFLPAGRVHYIGKGLLLAEIQQTSDTTYRIYDFDRVDATTGQKRELHTELAVDAIDYHHYDHYKTQYESTLNESVNTVTSDYFVTNVLNFDEEVEHDYTHIDSFVVLICVSGSLTIEAKGGYSVPLKMGQCALIPASVDNVTLVPDGAMTVLETYVP from the coding sequence ATGCTGTATCCGCTTACATTCGAGACCATTTTTAAAGACAAAATCTGGGGTGGTCAAAAAATAAATACCATTCTCGGTAAAGATTTCTCTCCGTTGCCAAACTGTGGCGAAACCTGGGAGGTATCTGACGTAGAAGGCAACGTTTCGGTGGTGAAAGAGGGGTCTTTGCAGGGAAAAACACTCCGCGATCTGGTAGCACAATACAAAGGTGAACTGGTCGGTGAGCACGTCTACGCAAAATACGGTGACCGTTTTCCCTTGTTGATCAAGTTCATCGATGCAAATGATGACCTGTCGATACAGGTTCACCCAGACGACGAACTGGCCGCAAAACGGAAAAGTGGCTTCGGAAAGACCGAGATGTGGTACATCATGCAGGCCGACGAAGGAGCCAAGCTTAATGCGGGTTTCAACCGTGAGGTGACGAAAGAGGAATACGTCAAAGCGGTGGCCGACAATACGATTCAGGATATTTTAAACATCGAACCGGCAAAACCCGGCGACGTATTTTTTCTGCCAGCGGGGCGAGTGCACTACATCGGAAAAGGTCTTTTGCTCGCCGAAATTCAACAAACGTCCGACACAACATATCGAATTTACGATTTTGATCGGGTAGATGCCACGACGGGGCAAAAACGCGAACTTCACACTGAACTAGCCGTTGATGCCATCGACTATCACCACTACGATCACTATAAAACACAGTACGAATCGACACTAAACGAGAGTGTGAACACGGTAACGAGCGATTATTTCGTGACCAACGTGCTCAATTTCGACGAAGAGGTGGAGCATGATTATACGCACATCGACTCGTTCGTTGTTCTGATTTGCGTGAGTGGTTCCCTGACGATTGAAGCCAAAGGCGGCTACAGTGTGCCACTCAAGATGGGCCAATGCGCGCTGATTCCTGCTTCAGTCGATAACGTTACGCTCGTGCCGGATGGGGCAATGACGGTGCTGGAAACGTACGTGCCGTAG